A stretch of the Paenibacillus dendritiformis genome encodes the following:
- a CDS encoding AzlD domain-containing protein: MEVRWSFLLMLAGAALVTVIPRVLPLIVLSKKPLPEWGQKWLSHIPIAVMSALLAQELFVGSEGGSLLPLIAAAAAFAAAYFTRSLLITVMTGMAAIALLRYAVSLL, translated from the coding sequence ATGGAAGTAAGATGGAGCTTTCTGTTGATGCTCGCGGGAGCGGCGCTCGTCACGGTCATACCGAGGGTGCTGCCGCTGATCGTATTGAGCAAGAAGCCGCTGCCGGAATGGGGGCAGAAGTGGCTGAGCCATATCCCGATCGCGGTCATGTCGGCCCTACTGGCTCAGGAGCTGTTCGTCGGCAGCGAAGGCGGCTCTCTGCTGCCGCTCATTGCGGCCGCGGCGGCATTCGCCGCCGCCTACTTCACCCGGAGCCTGCTCATTACCGTTATGACCGGGATGGCGGCCATCGCCTTGCTCCGGTATGCCGTCTCCTTGCTGTGA
- a CDS encoding AzlC family ABC transporter permease: MNRQYVNAPVTRSGPFLLGVKDCLPTVLGYLSIGFAAGVVEKTAGMSLAEIALLSIFLYAGSAQFIVAGMLASGSPAFAIIFTVFFVNLRHLLMSAAMSPYFRHLPAWKNILIGSQLTDETFGVAVTKLTGRAQGSFSWMLGLNVTAYLNWLVANLAGGIFGHWIAAPEKYGLDFALPAMFIGLFMLQWLERSKYRVDLAVAGCAVAAAIAGTMFLSKSAGVLIAIIIAASVGVWIEKWK; this comes from the coding sequence ATGAACCGGCAATATGTGAATGCGCCTGTCACGAGGAGCGGACCGTTTCTGCTGGGAGTGAAGGACTGCCTTCCCACGGTATTGGGTTATTTGAGCATCGGCTTCGCGGCGGGAGTGGTGGAGAAGACGGCAGGCATGTCTCTGGCCGAGATTGCGCTGCTGTCGATCTTTTTGTATGCGGGCTCCGCCCAATTCATCGTGGCCGGGATGCTTGCCTCGGGCAGCCCGGCGTTTGCCATCATTTTTACGGTGTTTTTCGTGAATTTGCGCCATCTGTTAATGAGCGCGGCGATGTCGCCCTATTTCCGCCATTTGCCGGCCTGGAAAAATATTTTGATCGGTTCCCAATTGACCGATGAGACCTTCGGCGTCGCCGTGACGAAGCTGACGGGGCGGGCGCAGGGAAGCTTCTCGTGGATGCTCGGGCTCAATGTCACCGCCTATCTGAATTGGCTCGTGGCCAATCTCGCCGGCGGCATATTCGGACACTGGATCGCCGCGCCGGAGAAGTACGGCTTGGATTTTGCCCTGCCGGCCATGTTCATCGGACTGTTCATGCTGCAATGGCTGGAACGGTCCAAGTACCGGGTCGATCTGGCGGTCGCGGGCTGCGCCGTGGCGGCAGCCATCGCCGGAACGATGTTCCTGTCCAAGAGCGCCGGGGTCTTAATCGCAATTATTATCGCGGCCAGCGTAGGGGTGTGGATAGAAAAATGGAAGTAA